The region ATAATATATTTCCCCTTTCATAATTAAAAATTATAAATTCATATCATTTCTTACACTACTTTAATATAGCAATTACCATGCCATAATATATTTCATTTTAAATAAACTGTAACTTTTTTATCTTCAAACAGTACTAAAGCCCATTATTACACGAATTAAGAGACTACTACAAAAATTTAATTTTCTAGCAGTCTCTTTTGGTTATTACCATATTTGTTATCATATTTTGTACAGAAACCGTTTTAATTCATACACATATAACTTTTTTCATACACATTATTCATTAATTTTTACACATACTATTTTTTTCATACACAATAGTACTATTCTCTTATACCCTTAATCAAAATAATAATATAGCAGCATTGTTCTATAGAAAATTTCACATCAAAAGCATCTTCTATAATATACATTTCCTCATCTATTACCTTAATCTCTTCACTATAATTATCCATAATATGCTTAGCATTCCTACATTCCTTTAAAACTTCTCCCATTTTCAATTTTTCTATACCGCAGGCTATATGAAATGCAAGACCTATTTTTTTATCCACATTTACTTTTATCTCAAGTCTCTCTTCTATATTTTTAATAAATACTAAAATTAATTTTTCAAATTCTTCAAAATCATACGCAGTTATGTCATCTTTTAAGTTATCTAACATTAAAGTTACTTCTTTATCTGAATTTTCCTCTACCTTCTCATTTAACAAATTACTATTTATGTTATTTACTAAAACTTGAATATTATTATATTTGTTGTCCTTAAAAAGTTCACTTACAGAAATATAAGGTATACCATAAATTTTAGGATTTACAGTTCCAACTATACACAAAATATTTTTTTCCTGCGATATTTTATTTATTTTAAAATTCATATCCTCTTCATTAACTATAGACATAGGCAAAACTTCAATATTTTTATCCTCAAAATTCACATTGTCTTCAATCATTTTTTTAAGTTTCATGGCACTGCCTTCTCCGGTCATACACATAGTTATTATTATATTATCCATATCGAGCGCTGCATTATTAAATGAATTTCTTTCATAATATATTGAATATCCTATCTTATCCACAACCTCCTTAAAAATCACATCTATATTACTTTCAAGTACTGCTTTTCTTGAACATTCAAGTCCAATTAACGTTGTAACCATGTCAATAACTTTAATTTTAATTCCAGTATCTTCGCTAATTAATTCTCCAAACATACCAAGTGATCCCATATCAACAAGAAGCAGTACTCCAGCGCCTTGATCTATTTGTATTATCAATTCTTTTAACTCTTCATATGCTTTATCTGTAGATTTGCTAAGAGGCATGTCATAAGAATAAGTATTATTTTCTCCTACTAGCTTATTTACAACATCTACCATAGACGAAGCAGTACTAACGCCATGCATAGCTATTAAAACAACAGGCTTATTTAATTCCTTATCTTCATTCATTATGTCATTGCAAATAAACATTGTGAGAAATCCAACTTCATCTAGTGGAAACTTTATCCCCTTTTCCTTTTCTATTATACTTGCAAATCTCATGCTTACAGCGTATTCATCAGGATGCTTTTCTATTATTTCACTTAATTTATAATTAATTATTTTCTTTCCATGCCTTACTCTTTCGAGAGAAGAAGATAAATGCATTGCAAGTCCATAAAATACTTTTTGTGGAAATAATCTATTAAGCTCCTTACCTGCATATTTAATAAATTTCTCAACAATAGAAATAACACTTTCATCTACAACCTTTAGTAATTCATCTCTGTTTACTGTTGTATCAATTTTGTATATGTATCTTTTAAAATAATTATCTACATCTATGCTCATAATCATTTGTATATCTTTATCGCTTATTCCACGCTTTTTAAGCTCTTCTATTCTCTTTTCAATTTCTTCATAGAAGGTACTTGTAATCTTATTGTCACCCTTTTCTACAAGCTTCTCTATTCCCCTTGGAGTATACACATAAGTTGTATCTTCATTTACAAGCTCATTTATTTCATTCTTATGTTTCTTGTAATTTAGTAACCCCTTTTTAACATATTGATTAAAATCTGATATATCAACCTCTATCTTCTTATTACCCTTAGATACACATCTTAAAAAAGCATTAGCACAACCAAGCTGTATATCATTTTTAAGCTGTCCGATATTTCCAACACAATTGTACAAAAGCAAAGACTTAATAATCTCAGGTGTTGCACATATCTCCCTTTTTATTCTAGTTGATTCAATTTTAAAGAATTCCCCAATAAGCTCAAATCTTTCAGCCAGAGTTCTTTCCTTTAAATATGGAAGCGTAATTATCATTGGAATTCTCCTTAAAAGCGTTGGCAAAAGAAAATCCTCAACCTTTTCTGTAGTTGCACAAATTATGAGTACGTTTACTTTCTTAGCATTTTTAATCTCACCAAGAGGTTTAAACTCTCCTTTATCAATTATGTAAAAAAGCATTTCCTGACCTTCTGGTGGTAATCTATGGACTTCATCTAAAAATAGTATACCTCCATCAGCTTCTTCTACAATTCCGCATTTATCACCACTTGCTCCTGTAAAAGTTCCCTTCTTGTATCCAAAAAGCTGTGACATCAGAAGTTGTGTATTATTAGCAAAATCAGCACAATTAAATGAAATAAATGGTGCATTATATTTTAAAATTTTATTTTCAACTGCAAATTTATACATACACTCTGCAAACATAGTCTTTCCAACACCAGTTCCTCCGAGTAGAAGTGTATGAAGTCCTCTAGGAGGATACAATATTGCTGCTTTTGCCTGCTGCACGCATTGCTTTAAACTTTTATCACTTCCTATAAGTGCTTTAAAATTTAATCCTTTAACAGCTTCATTTTTATTTTTAACTGTATTATTTTCTTTAATCAAATATAGTACAGGTTTCTGCTTTAATTTTATTATTTTATCTTCTCTATACATATTATTAAGAAGTGAACTAACATAAGTTCTCTGCATATTTAATGCCTTAGATATATATTCAGTTGTACAACCAATTATTTTGCCTTCTTCTTTCTGTTTCTCACAGGTATCACTTAAAAAAGAAAAAATTATAGTCTCTCTATTATCTCCTTTCAAGTAATCATCTCCTCATCATAATGTGTTCGTACACATTTTATCATATATCATTAAGCTTTTAAATGTATTTTGTATTATAAAGTCCATCAATGAAAAATAGCAAAGACTAAAAATGCCTTTGCTATTTCTGCACATTAATTTTTTAATTTTATCACTTTAATCCCTAAACATTTCACATTACAACTATGCTATTTTAAACTTCAATACCGTTTCATTGAGTTTTTGAGCTAATTGTGCTTGATTTTGAGCTGTTATTGCTACCTGTTCAGTTGCCTTAGATACTTCATCCACACTTGCTTTTATTCCCTCAACATGCTCAGAAGCTTTTTGTTGTGTCTCTGCCATAGTTTGTGATGCATCACTTACTTGATCCATGGTAGCTGAAACCTCTTCAGACATAGCAGCTAGTTCCTCTGAAACCTTACTTATGAAATCAGCATCATCATAATACTGTTGTCCAACTTCTTTGAAAGCTGTAAATCTCTGAAGTACATCCTTATTTATGAATTGTAATATTTCATCGCTGTTTGAAGAAAGATTTTTAAATGCCTCTTGTACTTTTATTATAGTAGAGTTAATTCCAGCTACTGATTGAGCTGACTGCTCTGCAAGCTTCCCAACTTCATCTGCTACTACGGCAAATCCCTTACCTGCCTCGCCTGCTCTTGCAGCTTCTATTGATGCATTTAAAGCTAATAGATTTGTTTGCTCTGAAATGCCCGCTATAGTCTCTGCCATAACTTTTATATCATCGACTACTTTTCCAGCTTCTATTGCCGCAATTATCTTATTTTTCTTTTCTGAATATAAGCTCTTAGTTTCACTTGTAGATTTTTTTACATATTCATTGCTCTTTAAAGCTCTATCCTTTGAATCACTAGAACTATTACTTTGATCCATTGTTTTTGAAGATAGCTCATTTAAACTTGAATTTACTTCTTCTACTGATGCATTTATTTCTTCTGAAGAAGCACTTGAATTTTCAATTCCTGATACTATATTAGCTACTGCTTCATCTATACTGCTTGCTTTAGATGAAAGCTCCTCAGAAGTAGCCGAAAGTTCCTCACTTGCAGCGCTCATGTCCTCAGCATTACCCATAATTACTTTTATTAGTTCTGCAACATGTTCCTGAGAAGAATTAAGTGACCTTGCAACTTTTCCAAGTTCATCCTTACGCCTTACTTCAATAGGTGTTGAAAAATCAAATATACTAAAACGTTCTGCCATTTTTTCGATTTTTTTAAGTGGTCTATTTATATGTTTTGCCATTAATATTCCAAGTATAATTGAACAAATTATGCTCCCTAAAACCACTATTATTGATAATCGCACTGCACTATTATAGGTTTTCTCACTTGAAATATAATTATCATTAGCAGATTTCAAATTAAAATCTATTGCTTTATCTAATACATCAAAAGCATCTTTTCTAGCTTCTGATACTTTATCAAAATAAACATCAGCTTCATCATAATTATTCTGCTGAATTAATTCAATGAATTTTTCTCTTAAGTCTCTCCAGTTTTGTAACTTTGTGTCAAGCTGTGAGTATAGTTGTCTATCTTCTTCAGTATCCATGGTAAATTTGTAATCTTTCATGATTTTATTATTTTCAATTTTTAACTTATTGATTTCTTTAGCAGACTCATCCATTCTATCTCTGCTGTTTCTATCCTTTAACCTTGTAAGATCAGCTCTTATTTCTGTTACATTAGTTTTTAATTTGTTTAAATCATTTGACCCTTTTAAGTCCATATTATATGTATTTTTTAAATCATTGTTTATGGCCTTACATTTACTTATACCAACTACCCCAGTAATAAGTGTCAATAAAGAAATAACTGTAAATACTAGCATTAGCTTTTTAAATATCTTCATATCTGATATTATTCTCATACTTTTCTCATCCTCCGTATTATTTATTACATTTTAAATAAATCCCCCCTAAGAGATTCTAAATAAATGTTACTTATATGTGTTTTGATTTTTATTTCACAATCATTTTTATTATACCATCCAGTATAAAAATATGCGATTCTTTACATTATCGTTATTTATAATATGACAAATTTTTTTGTGTCATTTATAAATCACACATTTTTTTAAAAGCTTTATTAACATATATTATATAATTCATGATAATATTTTCTTTTGTAATTTTCACAAAAAAATTAGGTGCTAATTAATAGCACCTATCTAAAAAAATTTTATTCATCTCTATTCACTAAAAAATTCATTATATAACACAACTCGCTGTCAGAAAATTCCACTAAATATTTATTGCATAGGCATTCACAGTTTTCTTTTACAACTGAATACACTTCTGAATTTTTCCTCATAAAATCGCCCTTATTAGGATACTCTGTAGGTTCTTTTCCTTTCTTAATTCTACTTATACCAAAGGCAATGTGGAGTACTAAACCTATAAATGTTTCATCGTTAATCTTGATTTTTAGCCTCATTTCTATTCTTTTTATGCAATCATATATATCATCATATAATTCTTTTCCATCAATATTATCTATATTCTCTTTAAGAACAAGTGATAATTTCAAAACTACGGATTTTGTATCAACAAGTTCTTGCAGTTCATTCATTATATTCATGCTAAGTACATCATGCATATTATATTGTTTTATATCTAAATCTATATGAAAAGATGAAACAATAAATAGAATTTCTCTATCTTCATTTATAGAAATAAGCTCCCTTTTAAAATGATTCTTATCAAGACAGTTTAAGCATATTATCTCAAATAAATCTTTATCATACTTGAGATTACTATTAAGAAAACTTTTTATAGCTAATGAACCACCTTCGCCTGTTAAACATGCAGTTACAATTGCCATCTTCTTTTTTCCATCCTTATTAGGCATATCATCCAAATGCTGAACCACATGCTGATAAGAATTTATTGTGAAAATGCTATCATATATCTCATCCAGTGAAAGACCTAACATTGCCTTTCTAGCTGCTTCTATTACATGAAGCGTTGAAACTAGTGGAAAAACTTTTACAGGTACATTAAACTCTTTCCTAATTACATCACCAAAAGTAGTAAGTGATCCCATGTCAACAAGCAGTATATACCCATTTGTAGAAAAGTTCTTTTTAACCGTTTCCCTTAATTCTTCTAGAACTACAGATGGTTTAACTTCGAGTGGACAATTAATGCCTGTTACAAAATTTTCTTCTAAAAGTGTATTTGCAACTTCAGCCATAGATGTAGCTGTACATTTTCCATGCGCAATAATGATTACATTTACTAAATCTATTACTTTTGCAGGATATTTTTCATCATTGTTTAAAAGAAATAATGCAATATAGCCAGCTTCATCATCAGGAATTGGATGATGAACATATTTTTCGATTTCTCCCTTAGCTTGCAATGCTATTTTATATTCTGTAGGATATAGTTTTTTTATAGTCTTAAGTTCCGGATTAATCACAGACTTATTATTATTTATTCTAGTTATCAAAGTATTTATATGAAGTGCTAGTGCTGTATACATATTATTATTAAGATTTCTTTTAAGCGAAGTTACAATTTGGTAAACTATCTTATCTATAAAATTTAATGTTTCCTCGCCTAATATATTAAGTAAATTTTTTTTATTTACTTCCTCTGACACTCCTGTTATATACTTACTAAAATATTTTGATATATCTTTTTCAATGATATTTTCTATATCAATTTTAGATATTCCTTTATACTTCAAAGTTTCAAGCTTTCGCTCTATATACTCATAAATATTATTTCTATTATTATATTCAAGTTCTTTTTCAGTTCTATCGTCTTTACTAGAAAACTTAAAATATTCTACTTCGTCTCCCATTAATTTATTCCATAAAATTCTGTGTTCTTTTTCCTTATAAAGACCTTCTTTAATATACATTGGAAGACTAGAACTATTTATTCTCACATCAACTTTTCCACTAGTTAAAAATTCAGAATATGCTTTAGCACATATTAATTGTACATCACTTTTTAACTGTCCTATATTATTAGGACAATCATATGATAAAAATGCTCTCATCGTATTGAGTGACACAGAAATATCTCTATTTAATTTTTTACTTTCATTCTTAAAAAAAGTTTTTACAAGATAAAGCCTTTCTTCAGATGTTCTTTCACTTAAGGAAGGTATTGTAATTATCATAGGTATTCTTCTTGTAAAGGTCTTCAAAAGTGCTGAGTTAGGATTTTCCGTAGTAGCTGAAATTATTAGAACATTGGATTTTCTTAACTCATCATCACCCATTCTTCTAAATACACCTTTATCTAAAAAAGTAAAAAGTGCTTCTTGACCTTCTGGAGGCAGTCTATGTACTTCATCTAAAAATAGCATTCCTCCATTGGCTTTCTCTATTAATCCAACTTTATCTGTATCTGCACCTGTATATGATCCTTTTTTTACACCAAATAACTGTGAAGTTAGAAGCTGTGGATTATTAGTATAATCAGCACAATTAAATACTATGAAAGGTGAATTTTTATCCTTCACTTTTAGCTCAGCAGCATAATCATGCATTAAAGATGCAAACATTGATTTACCTACTCCAGTACTTCCAAGTATCAAACAATTCATTCCATTTGGAGGATATAATACAGCTGCTTTTAACTGCTCAACAGCATGTTTTAAACTAATATTATTTTTTACAAACTTGTCTAAATTATTTTCTTTAACCTCAGTATCATCACATTTTGAAACAAAAAATAGAACCGGTCTGCCAGGTGTCTTAAATACTTTTCCATACTTACATAAGTTATTTAATTCATAACATACATTAGATCTACTTATATTAAGCATATCTCCAAGTTCTTTTGCACCTATTTTAGTACCTTTAGGCAATTCCAATAACTTATTATATATTTGTTCTCTTCTAGTCATTAATAACCCCTCCTTAAATAATTAATTTATAAAAACTGCGAATCTTATTATCACTTTGTACTACTTTTGAAAATAGCCAATAAAGAGTGGCATATGATTAAAAAAATAGTCTACCATATAAAAACTATTTTTTCAATATGCCACTCAACTTTACTGATTTTTTCGATAAAAATCACGCATATTAATTATTTGGGAGCTCCTAGATAGGGAATATCCTCTTTAACAGCCATTAAATAGTAACTAAGTGCAAGTAAAGCAACAAATGGCCCAAAAAATCTATTAAACAAAGAACAAATAAGCAAAGAATGTGCAATATAATTAAATGTAACTCTAAAACTTAATTTGTCGGATTTTCTAAAATGAGCTACAATTTTAGCCAAAAGACTTATTAAAAATGTAGCTATGATTATCTCTACAAACATAGAAAAAGCAGTAATCAAAGCGTTCTTTAAGGTAAATCCAGATACATATACTTTAAATACTGAAAGTTTACCTGTAAATAATGACATAAAGAACTCTGATACTATTAAAAATATCATGCTTATTATCACTGTGATCCCCTGAAATAGAATTATTCTAAAAATTGACTCCTCTTTAAATTCATTATATTTATACGGTTTAAATAAGCTAACTTTTATTTCTTCAATTATATTCATATTCATAGCATCATTTATCCTTTCATTCATCATGTAGAATATTCTTAACCCAATTCTCTCCCATTAGAATCTATAACCTTTTTATACCAATAGAAACTCTTTTTCTTATATCTTTTTAAATCTCTCAAATCCTTCTCACCACGATTTACATAAATAAAGCCATATCTTTTTTTCATTTCGCCGCCTGAACTCAAAAGATCTGTTGAGCCCCAGGTTAAATATCCAATTACTTCTACACCTTCTGACATGGCAATTTCCATCTGTCTAATATGTTCTCTTAAATAATCAATTCTATAATCATCATCAACTGTATTTTTCTCATTAAGTTCTTCTCTTACTCCAATTCCATTTTCAGATATAAAAATAGGTAATTCATATCTTGAATAAACATCCTTTAAAGCTACTCTGAGTCCTATAGGATCAATAGACCAACCCCATTCATTTTTCTTCAAATTTGGATTTGGCATAATACCTTTAAGATTTAACTCATCATTTTCATTAACATCTTTTACAATTTGACTTTGATAATAGCTAAAAGTTAAATAGTCCACAGTATTTTCCTTAATAAGTTCAAGATCCCCATCTTCCATTTGGAGTTTAATATTTTTTTCTTTTAAATAACTTGTAATATATGATGGATATTCTCCTTTTGCAAATATATCAAAATAAAAATCTATAAAAAATTCCTTTGCCTTAATGAGCGCAAGATTATCTTTAGGATTGCAGGATGCAGGATATAATGTTGTATATGCAGCCATTCCTCCCATTTTAGCATCTGGAATTATTTCTTTAAGAGTTTTTTTAGCCTTTGCTTGAGCAACAAAAACATTATGACACATCTGATATCTTAATGCTTCGTCAGTCTCATCTCCAGAAAGTTTTACTCCCCAGTGTTCAGGCATATTAAACATCAAATTTTCTTCATTAAATGTAATCCAGTATTTAACTTTGTCTTTAAAATGCTTAAATACAGTTCTTGCATACTTTTCAAATAAATCAACAACTTTTCTTGAAGCAAAGCCATTATATTTTTGTGCTAAAGCTAGTGGCACATCAAAATGATAAAGTGTGATAACTGGCTGTATACCATTCCTTAATAATTCATCAAAAACATCATCATAAAATTTAAGTCCTTCTTCGTTCACTTCTCCTTCGCCGTCAGGAAAAATTCTAGCCCACGAAATACTTGTTCTGTAAGCATTAAATCCCATTTCTTTAAATAATGCTATATCCTCTTTATATCTATGATAGAAATCCACTGCTACTTTCCAATCTGAAAAATCATCCTTTATCTCTCTTGCATCCACTATAGAAGGTCCCTTACCACCTTCATTCCATGCTCCTTCAGTTTGAAAAGAAGTTACGGCTCCACCCCATAAGAAATTTTCAGGAATCACGTTTAATTTTCTATTTACCATTAAAGTTCCTCCTCATATTAATATTACAATATCCATCACGTTTTATTTTAATATTAAAAATAGTTTTTGGGAATACTGAGTTATATTCCCAAAAACTTAATTTTAGAGTTATTCAGCTTCTACTGGAGCAGCCTGCTCTTCTTGATAGTAATTCTTATCTACCATTTTTAAGAATGGTAAGTATATCAAAGTAGCAACTAACAATTCAACTATTTGTAGAATTGCTCCTCTTACACCACAAACTAAGAATCCTCCGATTACTGGTGGTGTAGTCCAAGGTATCAAAATACCTGAAAGTCTAGGAACTAATCCAGATGCTATTGAGAAGTAGCACATTGTATTCATAACAAATGGCACAATTATAAATGGTATAGCCATAATAGGGTTTAAAACTATTGGAAGTCCGAAAGTAATAGGTTCATTAATATTAAATATACCAGGTATTATTGCAAGTTTTCCAATCTTCTTACATTGTTCTGATTTACATAAGAATATCATTGATAAACATAATCCAAGTGTACAACCAGTACCACCTAATTGCATGAATATATCTTGGTATGATTGAATTACAATGTGTGGCAAAGCTTTACCTGCTTGGTAAGCAGCAACGTTTTCTGCCTGTAATGACATCCAAAGTGGCTGTGTAACTGCACCAACAACGTTTGTTCCGTGTATACCAAATATCCAGAAAAAGTCCATAAAGAAGTTCGCAATAACTGATGCAGGATAAGTAGCACCAAGTGAAGTAAGTGGTTCTTGCAAAATTTTAAATATAAAATTATGAATAGTGCTGTATGGAGTATAAGTAAATCCTAATCTTACTAAGTTGAAGAAATACATTACAAAGAATGCAGGTATTAAAGCTGAGAATGCTTTTGAAACCGAAGGTGGAACACCAGCTGGCATTTTAATTACCCATCCACGATGGTCAATTTGTCTAACAATTTCAGTTGCAATTATAGCTACAAGCATTCCAACAAACAATCCACTAGAACCAAGCCAAGTAGTAGGTATTATACCTGATATAAAGAAGTGGCTTTTAGTTCCTGTTGGAGTATAATTCATCCAGAAAGGAGTAACTATTAAGAAACCTACTAATGCAACTACTCCAGTACTTACTGGTTCAATATCATAGTATTTTGAAAGACTGACCGCTATACCAATGATAACAAATATAGTCATAAGTGCCATACTACAGTTATAAGGAATGTTAAAAAAGTCATCCCAACCAGCTCCAAATATGCCCTTCATGAAGTCTCCATAACCTGTTATAGGAAAATTAGCGAATAATAATGACATTGCTCCTACTATTAGAAGCGGCATTGCAAGCATGAAACCATCACGTATTGCTAAAAGATATCTGTTTTCTGATATTTTTCCAGCAATTGGCATCATGACTCTTTCTAGATTGGACATAAATTTACTTTCTTTTTGTTCACTCATGATTTTTCCCCCTGTTTCTATATTATTTTATTTATTATTAGCAAGCTTTAAAGCTTGATCTAATACCTTAGCACCGTCCATCATTCCATAACTTGCTGGACTTATAACTTCTACTGGAATTCCCTTAGGTTCACATGCCTTTTTAGCTTTATTAAGAGCATATCTTACCTGTGGTCCTAAAAGTACAACATTTACTCCCTCTAATCTTTTTGCCATTTCAGCTTCTGGGAAAGCTTCTATATCTACTTCAACACCCTTTTTCTTAGCTGCCTCCTGCATCTTAGTAACAAGCATACTTGTTGACATTCCTGCTGCACAAAATAATCTAATAGTAATCATAATAACTTCCTCCTCTTTCTTATACGAAATATAATTTTTTTAATATTTTATAGATAAATTACTTATTCATCAATGAATTAACTAATTTTCTTAATTCAATGATTTCGCAGATCATATTTTTCTCTGATATAGTTGTCATTAAATGATCCTGCGAATGTACAAATAATACTGATACTTTTAATTTTTCACCACTTGCTTCTTTTTGAAGCATTGATGTCTGAACATCATGAGCCTTACCTATAGCTTCATTTGCCTTATCGATAAGACTGTCTATTTCATCATATTTTCCTTCTTTGGCATTTTCAAGAGCTTCATACATATATCCTCTTGCGTCGCCAGAATAAATTATTATATTCATTACTGTTTGTTCTAAATCCATTTTTTATACCTCCATATTGAAATAATTAAATACTGTTTTGTCACACTTATATACATAGCAATTATCATGCCAAACATTATTTTTCCCCACAAAGTTAGTTTTTTCAACATTTTTATTGTCATTAATTTAGTGTCTAACATTTTTTTTTAGTGTCTGAATACGTTTTCTTTAGTGT is a window of Clostridium pasteurianum DNA encoding:
- a CDS encoding sigma 54-interacting transcriptional regulator encodes the protein MKGDNRETIIFSFLSDTCEKQKEEGKIIGCTTEYISKALNMQRTYVSSLLNNMYREDKIIKLKQKPVLYLIKENNTVKNKNEAVKGLNFKALIGSDKSLKQCVQQAKAAILYPPRGLHTLLLGGTGVGKTMFAECMYKFAVENKILKYNAPFISFNCADFANNTQLLMSQLFGYKKGTFTGASGDKCGIVEEADGGILFLDEVHRLPPEGQEMLFYIIDKGEFKPLGEIKNAKKVNVLIICATTEKVEDFLLPTLLRRIPMIITLPYLKERTLAERFELIGEFFKIESTRIKREICATPEIIKSLLLYNCVGNIGQLKNDIQLGCANAFLRCVSKGNKKIEVDISDFNQYVKKGLLNYKKHKNEINELVNEDTTYVYTPRGIEKLVEKGDNKITSTFYEEIEKRIEELKKRGISDKDIQMIMSIDVDNYFKRYIYKIDTTVNRDELLKVVDESVISIVEKFIKYAGKELNRLFPQKVFYGLAMHLSSSLERVRHGKKIINYKLSEIIEKHPDEYAVSMRFASIIEKEKGIKFPLDEVGFLTMFICNDIMNEDKELNKPVVLIAMHGVSTASSMVDVVNKLVGENNTYSYDMPLSKSTDKAYEELKELIIQIDQGAGVLLLVDMGSLGMFGELISEDTGIKIKVIDMVTTLIGLECSRKAVLESNIDVIFKEVVDKIGYSIYYERNSFNNAALDMDNIIITMCMTGEGSAMKLKKMIEDNVNFEDKNIEVLPMSIVNEEDMNFKINKISQEKNILCIVGTVNPKIYGIPYISVSELFKDNKYNNIQVLVNNINSNLLNEKVEENSDKEVTLMLDNLKDDITAYDFEEFEKLILVFIKNIEERLEIKVNVDKKIGLAFHIACGIEKLKMGEVLKECRNAKHIMDNYSEEIKVIDEEMYIIEDAFDVKFSIEQCCYIIILIKGIRE
- a CDS encoding methyl-accepting chemotaxis protein, encoding MRIISDMKIFKKLMLVFTVISLLTLITGVVGISKCKAINNDLKNTYNMDLKGSNDLNKLKTNVTEIRADLTRLKDRNSRDRMDESAKEINKLKIENNKIMKDYKFTMDTEEDRQLYSQLDTKLQNWRDLREKFIELIQQNNYDEADVYFDKVSEARKDAFDVLDKAIDFNLKSANDNYISSEKTYNSAVRLSIIVVLGSIICSIILGILMAKHINRPLKKIEKMAERFSIFDFSTPIEVRRKDELGKVARSLNSSQEHVAELIKVIMGNAEDMSAASEELSATSEELSSKASSIDEAVANIVSGIENSSASSEEINASVEEVNSSLNELSSKTMDQSNSSSDSKDRALKSNEYVKKSTSETKSLYSEKKNKIIAAIEAGKVVDDIKVMAETIAGISEQTNLLALNASIEAARAGEAGKGFAVVADEVGKLAEQSAQSVAGINSTIIKVQEAFKNLSSNSDEILQFINKDVLQRFTAFKEVGQQYYDDADFISKVSEELAAMSEEVSATMDQVSDASQTMAETQQKASEHVEGIKASVDEVSKATEQVAITAQNQAQLAQKLNETVLKFKIA
- a CDS encoding sigma 54-interacting transcriptional regulator, with amino-acid sequence MTRREQIYNKLLELPKGTKIGAKELGDMLNISRSNVCYELNNLCKYGKVFKTPGRPVLFFVSKCDDTEVKENNLDKFVKNNISLKHAVEQLKAAVLYPPNGMNCLILGSTGVGKSMFASLMHDYAAELKVKDKNSPFIVFNCADYTNNPQLLTSQLFGVKKGSYTGADTDKVGLIEKANGGMLFLDEVHRLPPEGQEALFTFLDKGVFRRMGDDELRKSNVLIISATTENPNSALLKTFTRRIPMIITIPSLSERTSEERLYLVKTFFKNESKKLNRDISVSLNTMRAFLSYDCPNNIGQLKSDVQLICAKAYSEFLTSGKVDVRINSSSLPMYIKEGLYKEKEHRILWNKLMGDEVEYFKFSSKDDRTEKELEYNNRNNIYEYIERKLETLKYKGISKIDIENIIEKDISKYFSKYITGVSEEVNKKNLLNILGEETLNFIDKIVYQIVTSLKRNLNNNMYTALALHINTLITRINNNKSVINPELKTIKKLYPTEYKIALQAKGEIEKYVHHPIPDDEAGYIALFLLNNDEKYPAKVIDLVNVIIIAHGKCTATSMAEVANTLLEENFVTGINCPLEVKPSVVLEELRETVKKNFSTNGYILLVDMGSLTTFGDVIRKEFNVPVKVFPLVSTLHVIEAARKAMLGLSLDEIYDSIFTINSYQHVVQHLDDMPNKDGKKKMAIVTACLTGEGGSLAIKSFLNSNLKYDKDLFEIICLNCLDKNHFKRELISINEDREILFIVSSFHIDLDIKQYNMHDVLSMNIMNELQELVDTKSVVLKLSLVLKENIDNIDGKELYDDIYDCIKRIEMRLKIKINDETFIGLVLHIAFGISRIKKGKEPTEYPNKGDFMRKNSEVYSVVKENCECLCNKYLVEFSDSELCYIMNFLVNRDE
- a CDS encoding glycoside hydrolase family 1 protein, coding for MVNRKLNVIPENFLWGGAVTSFQTEGAWNEGGKGPSIVDAREIKDDFSDWKVAVDFYHRYKEDIALFKEMGFNAYRTSISWARIFPDGEGEVNEEGLKFYDDVFDELLRNGIQPVITLYHFDVPLALAQKYNGFASRKVVDLFEKYARTVFKHFKDKVKYWITFNEENLMFNMPEHWGVKLSGDETDEALRYQMCHNVFVAQAKAKKTLKEIIPDAKMGGMAAYTTLYPASCNPKDNLALIKAKEFFIDFYFDIFAKGEYPSYITSYLKEKNIKLQMEDGDLELIKENTVDYLTFSYYQSQIVKDVNENDELNLKGIMPNPNLKKNEWGWSIDPIGLRVALKDVYSRYELPIFISENGIGVREELNEKNTVDDDYRIDYLREHIRQMEIAMSEGVEVIGYLTWGSTDLLSSGGEMKKRYGFIYVNRGEKDLRDLKRYKKKSFYWYKKVIDSNGRELG
- the celB gene encoding PTS cellobiose transporter subunit IIC, giving the protein MSEQKESKFMSNLERVMMPIAGKISENRYLLAIRDGFMLAMPLLIVGAMSLLFANFPITGYGDFMKGIFGAGWDDFFNIPYNCSMALMTIFVIIGIAVSLSKYYDIEPVSTGVVALVGFLIVTPFWMNYTPTGTKSHFFISGIIPTTWLGSSGLFVGMLVAIIATEIVRQIDHRGWVIKMPAGVPPSVSKAFSALIPAFFVMYFFNLVRLGFTYTPYSTIHNFIFKILQEPLTSLGATYPASVIANFFMDFFWIFGIHGTNVVGAVTQPLWMSLQAENVAAYQAGKALPHIVIQSYQDIFMQLGGTGCTLGLCLSMIFLCKSEQCKKIGKLAIIPGIFNINEPITFGLPIVLNPIMAIPFIIVPFVMNTMCYFSIASGLVPRLSGILIPWTTPPVIGGFLVCGVRGAILQIVELLVATLIYLPFLKMVDKNYYQEEQAAPVEAE